A single Lolium perenne isolate Kyuss_39 chromosome 6, Kyuss_2.0, whole genome shotgun sequence DNA region contains:
- the LOC127305128 gene encoding bHLH transcription factor RHL1, with amino-acid sequence MALFLTITCLRALFFELPPDIALSHHHLCSPAISKLESRPPPPRSSPREPRITSPMQPTGREMHGGAGGGQDDFFDQMLSALPTAWAELGSGKSPWDLPSAGGGGEGDPAFDESALLASRLRHHQISGGAAAAGGFLPLPLFTDRSREDLQGASQALYDGFGAAGMHGAAQQPFGQAGSMPAPPPPAAQGGAAAPPRQRQRARRGQATDPHSIAERLRRERIAERMKALQELVPNANKTDKATMLDEIIDYVKFLQLQVKVLSMSRLGGAAAVAPLVASMSSEGNGNGNGTSSSGDDNATDDNGGSTLQATEQQVARLMEEDMGIAMQYLQGKGLCLMPISLASVISSTTSSSLRSSIHPIRPLPEGGSPASPHLVNGTAADDSLTIKNGGRQ; translated from the exons ATGGCACTTTTTCTGACTATAACCTGTTTAAGAGCTCTGTTCTTTGAGCTGCCGCCGGACATTGCTCTCAGCCACCACCACCTTTGCTCGCCGGCCATCAGTAAGCTAGAGTCACGCCCTCCTCCTCCCCGCTCCTCTCCACGCGAGCCGAGAATCACCTCGCCGATGCAGCCGACAGGCCGCGAAATgcacggcggcgccggcggcggacaGGACGACTTCTTCGACCAGATGCTGTCTGCGCTGCCGACGGCGTGGGCCGAGCTCGGCTCCGGCAAGTCCCCCTGGGATCTCCCGAGCGCCGGTGGAGGCGGCGAAGGCGACCCAGCGTTCGACGAGTCCGCGCTCCTCGCCTCCCGCCTCCGCCACCACCAGAtcagcggcggcgccgccgccgccggcgggttCCTGCCTCTGCCGCTGTTCACGGACCGGTCGCGGGAGGACTTGCAGGGAGCTAGCCAGGCGCTGTACGACGGGTTCGGCGCCGCCGGAATGCATGGCGCCGCGCAGCAGCCGTTCGGGCAG GCCGGATCAATGCCGGCGCCACCACCGCCGGCGGCGCAGGGCGGAGCGGCCGCGCCACCGCGGCAGCGCCAGCGGGCGAGGAGGGGGCAGGCCACGGACCCTCACAGCATCGCCGAACGT CTCCGGAGGGAGAGGATAGCGGAGAGGATGAAGGCGTTGCAGGAGCTGGTCCCGAACGCCAACAAG ACCGACAAGGCAACGATGCTCGACGAGATCATTGATTATGTGAAGTTCCTCCAGCTCCAAGTCAAG GTTCTCAGCATGAGCCGATTAGGCGGAGCTGCTGCAGTTGCCCCTCTGGTTGCTAGCATGTCATCAGAG GGCAACGGAAATGGAAATGGGACCAGCAGCAGTGGAGACGACAATGCCACCGACGACAATGGTGGCAGCACCTTGCAAGCGACGGAGCAGCAAGTAGCAAGGTTGATGGAGGAGGACATGGGAATTGCGATGCAGTACCTGCAGGGCAAGGGGCTCTGTCTGATGCCAATCTCCCTTGCCTCGGTCATCTCCTCCACGACCTCATCGTCACTCCGCTCGAGCATCCACCCTATCAGACCCCTACCTGAAGGTGGTAGCCCTGCATCACCTC